The segment GTCAAAGGCGGTAACCCGGGTCGGTGCCCGAGCCCCTGGGGCCGCCCCAATGGGGACGGCCCCATCCCATCTCCCTGCCGCCCAGCTCCAGGCTGTCACTGCGCCTGCGCCATTCCTCGGGCCGGAAGGCGGCGCGCGGCCACTCAGTGTCGGAGGCGGTATTTACGACAGCCAATCAGGGCGGGGATCgccatgagggcagggcagtgggaggTCTCAGAACGCTGCCGCGGCCAGAGTTCCGTTCCGTGTCCCGACGACATGTGGCGGGGCAGCCGCTGGCTGCGGGGGCTGGTGCTGCCGGCGGTGAGGGGGCTGCGGCTGCGCCCTACAGGGCCGGCCCCGGGGGCCGCTGTGCGCTGCGCTccctgctgggcagggctggcggggCGGGCCCTCGGCGGCGGGCCCAGCGCGGAGCTGCGGGCGGGCGGAGGAGCCGAGCAGGAGCGCAGGGCCCCAGGTACGGCGTGTGccgggctgtggggcgggggcgCAGGTGCCGCCTCCGCCTTAGACACTGCCCGTCCCCCTGCACACCGTCCCCATTCCCTCCCCGGGCTGAGccgcccgccccctgccctgcacaccgccccctccctccccccgctcctatCCCACTAGGCAATGCCTGGCGTGGGGGAGACCAaacctgtgtctgtgcagtggcTTCTGGGCACCTGCCCCACAGCTTGCAGAAACAGTGCATTCTGGGACATGTTAGAAGATGGCTGGTGTACTGTAGACCAGCTAGTCCATGTCCATACCAGCTCAGACAGAACAAGTCCCCAGACTTGCAGACAGCATCATCTCCCCATGTTCTAAGATCCATTTGGAGTAAACTGGCTGGGGCACTTCTTGGGTGTAAATGTAAACTGTTCTAATCCCTCTATGGAAGAGGGAGCAAAATATTCTGTCATTTCAGTAAACACTGTCTTTAAAAcagttcacccctccctccgtccccCCGCCTCATGGCCATGACAGTGGGGGGTTCTGTCTCCCTTCCTCCTTTCCCAGAGAGTAAATCTTGAGAGGTGTCTAAACACACAGCGCTGGTGGTCTTGTTTGACTCCACATGTGATCTATATGCATGACTCTAGTTTAAAAGCTAATTCTGATCCTAAGAATCTTCAGTGGGATCAGTCGTACTACTAAGGTCTGTCATTTCACACCACTAAGATCCTTCCAATAAAGCACAGTGTTTCACTGCTAGGAATTCAATACCTGTTCAAAATTAgtgtttttgtaaataaaaagtaaaagagGATTAGCATGAATCTCCAACTCAGCTGTAGATAAAATATTGTTACTGTAGATTCTGCAAGTTTGGGCATGAACATACTATATAAATTAAAGGTTCCTCTCCTCTGACCTGTGTGTCTTGGCTTTGTGACACAAAACCATCCCCACCCAGGCAAGCCAGTGGAACAGGGTTAAAATAGAACacaggaaaaaaggaagaaaaataaactgTCTCCTACAGTCAAAGATGACAGTAAAACTATTGGATTTCAGGGTCCTCTTCAGCTGTGGAATCCAAATCTTTGAAGATGATTTGTATTTAATGTTTTGTATGTACATTCTAATTCCTGCTGAGGACAGAGGCTTCAGGCTTGCAGAAAAGGGGGAGGATCAAAAGGGATCAAAACATCAGTGAAGCATTCTAGTGAAGTGTTTAAGTTAAATATAGCTTTTGATAGAGGTACAGGTATGTATACTATACCAAGTTGTTTCACACATCTCTGCTGAAGAAGATAAACTCTTTTGCCACAGATGTAAGCCAGGTCTCCCCTAGAAACTATTGTTGGTATAATATCAATGGGAGGAGGGCAATGTGAACCAGACACACTCACATTTCCATAGTTGCAAAACCCATAGGGCATACTTATTGATACTGGCATAAAAGTACTCTTTCTATTATAGTTTATTTCCCTTAGAGAATAAGTGGTGTCTGCACTAGGAGAGCTTGCTGATATAGCTATATCAGCAAACCTCTTCTAGAGTAGACCTATCTGTAGCAGTCATTGTGATCCTGTGCGTGGAGGGGCTCATGTGTTTGTTTTACAGGCCTCTGATCAGTTTCATGCTATATACATCTGGTTATTGCCTTCCTATTTGGCTTTTTCTCTGTATTGAGGCTGATAGGTGGTGAATATGAACTCAGCAATGCTCTGTTAATTTTACAGTTCCAGGTAGGGGAAGGGGCATTGCACCTTTGTGACAAATAGAAACCGACCTTGCCCTACGTAGTTAGGTCTTAGCTACACATATAAATGATACCCATTTGAATAAATCTATTTAGAAACAAATTAGTTAAAACTGTACATGCAAGGTGGTTGTGCTGATCTAtgtcagtttctgaatggatTTCGTTAAATTGGTCAGAGTGGGTCTGTAGAAAAGGCTCTATGGTCTGTTAGAAATGATGAGATAAAGGCGAGATCAGGGTATGACGGTAAGAATGGGAACtttataagtagggccctaccaaattcatggtccattttggttaatttcacagtcatagcatttttaaaattgtaaatttaacGGTttcaaatctgaaatttcagtgttgtaagtgtgggggtcctgacccaaaagagggttgtgtgtgtatgtgtcacaAGGCTGCtgtaggggggtcatggtattgctacccttacttctgcactgctgccttcagagctgggcagctggctaGCAGCCGTGGAATTTCCTGCAGCCAGGTGAGGATCCCAGAGGTGGGTCGAACCTGGCCCTGGGAGGTGCCTGTGCAGgggagaggaagtcctgtccctccccagcttgtccgggactagcagctgaagCCCAGCACACCGTATGAGCCCTTGGCAGAGAcacccgcagccctgcccctccccagatcCAGGCCCAGTGCTTGGGAGTTAAAGGGGCCTTGGgctcgctgtgtgtgtgtggggggggactgaCCATGGCACCCCCCTGATCATGGGGCCCTGGGCGGTAGCTCACCTGTAAGGCCAGCAATGTCATCCCAAACAGTGACAAACCCCAGCCTTCATACCATGCCATGCTCACTTTCgcgccgccttcagagctgggcttccagcCACCGGCCACCATtcttcagctgcccagctctgtgcAATCTGGTCTCCCTTACACTAGCCAGATTTCAtcagggagatcagatttcacgctCTGTGGCatgtttttcacagctgtgaatttggtagggccctatttataagaTGACTTGTTTCCACACTGTGTGTGTTATGCTAGGTCAATTTTTATATGTTTGTTTATCCTACTTAGGATTTGATAATGCACTTGTTACCATTGTGCCTGATGTCTCCTTATCACAGGCATTTTAGAACTTAAGCATTGTTTTGAAATATTATATACAATAATTACAAATAGTGACTTAGTTAGCTCTTGTTAAGTCTTACAAGTCATCTAAAGAAACACTGTATCTTAATGCTTTCtgtctacagtagaacctcagagttacaaacatcttgggaatggaggtggttcgtaactctgaaatgttcctaactctgaacaaaacattatggttgttctttcaaaagttcacaactgaacattgacttaatacagattTAATACATTATCACAACACCCCCGCATAGTGAATGTAGTAtgtggaagaaaaatgctgcttttaaccatcttaatttaaatgaaacaagcccagaaacagtttccttaccatgtcagatctttttaaaaaacttccccttttttttttagtagtttacttttaacacagtactgtacagtatttgcctttttttttggtctctgctgctgcctgattgcgtacttccggttccaaatgagatgtgtggtttaCCAATTCAtgcgtaactctggtgttcataactcttagGTTCTACTGTAGCTGTCAGAGAAGTGTCTAGCACACTGTGGATACTATATAAATAACTGATGTCTAGTAACAGAGTATTATTAACCATAAGCATCAGTTTAGTTCCCTGTTTTTAACTTCCAAGAGTTTGTTTTTTCTCAGTATCATTATTCTAGCAACTCGAGTTCACATTTCAATCCTTGTTTTTAGCATCATCTCAAATTCCAGAATGGCTGGCTACCATAGATTATAATTTAGTTCACCCTCACTCTTCATTGTTTTTCAGTGAGTTTAAGTAGACAATTtttgtaatttgttttaaaagggaAATCACAATTTGAAGTCTTGTTCTTTGTTTCAGATCATGCTCTTTCCAAGTTCAATATTGATCTTATCATCTCTCTACTGAGGCAAGAAAATGCTAGCAACATTTGTGTTATCCAGGTGCCTCCAGAAATGAGATACAGTGATTATTTTATAATTGTGAGCGGATCTTCTTCAAGACACCTCTATGCTATGGCGCACTACATGCTGAAAATGGTAGGACAATTATTTCCACTCTTCACTTGCTTTAGATTCTGAATAGTTTTAATTGGAAATGTATGTTGTGATATATTTGCAAAAGTGAGAATTAAACATAGCAAAATATATAAATTTTATCTGCTAAAGTAGCAACCAGACAAGGTGAGGTTCGTTGTTCTTATGCAGTATTACCCTTTGTACAAATAGGAGATGCTGAACCTAATTTGCTTTCTTAGGtaaggaaataaaatgtaaagcGTAGACTGTGAATGGAGACCTCTCTATACGAGGAAGGAGGACGATTGCAGTACAGAGTTTTGTGGAATGAGAA is part of the Chrysemys picta bellii isolate R12L10 chromosome 2, ASM1138683v2, whole genome shotgun sequence genome and harbors:
- the MALSU1 gene encoding mitochondrial assembly of ribosomal large subunit protein 1; its protein translation is MWRGSRWLRGLVLPAVRGLRLRPTGPAPGAAVRCAPCWAGLAGRALGGGPSAELRAGGGAEQERRAPDHALSKFNIDLIISLLRQENASNICVIQVPPEMRYSDYFIIVSGSSSRHLYAMAHYMLKMYKQLKQENDPHIQIEGKDTDDWMCIDFGSTVIHLMLPETREIYELEKLWTLRSYDDQLAQMVPESLPEDFIFGLPHQEQ